The sequence below is a genomic window from Coriobacteriia bacterium.
GCTTGCCGCTGCTGTACGTGATTCCGAGACACATCGAGACGAATCCCGAGCAGTCCGTCCGATAGCCCAACGCGCTGGGACTCGGCGTAGCCGTTGTGGCGATCATGCGCCCATCGATACGGGCGTAGCGGGTCTGGCTGTAGGGGACGTTCTTGTCGACCCACACCTTGCCGCGCGCGAGAACGGTGTCGCGAGCGATGCCAAGAGCAGCCGCTGGCGCGAGTACGCTCAGGATGAGTGCGCCGAGAATGACGCTGCGAATGTATCGCGAGTGACGCATGGTCGATTCCGCCTCGGCTTCGATGTGTGCTACAGGTGGGCGTGTTCAGTTCAAGACCACCTACGAGTGTACCATCGGTCATGAGGAAACGCCTCTTGAGCGACCACTCGAAGGCATCGTGACGAGCATCACGCGCAGGTGTTCGGTCTAGCTCGCGAACCCGTCTACCACGTACGTACCCGAGCGCGCGTCTTTCGAAAGCACGATGAAGCCGAGCTTCTGCGCGTCTTCGAGCAGCTGGCTGAACGAGCGGTAGCCATAGCTCGACTCGGAGAACTGGGGCTGCTTACGCTTGATGGTGTCTTTAAGCAGCGACGAATGCATCACGCCGACGTTCTCGCGCTGGAGCGCCTCCATCGTCTCGAACAGCAACTTGAAGGCAGGTCGCTTCTTCTTCGGGATGTCTTGGCCCAGATCGGGCGCACCGCCCGATGCTGCACCGATGTCCTCGTAATAGATGAACTCGTCACAGTTGGCCGCGAGGAGGTCGCTCGTCGAATCCTTCATGCCCACGCCAACGACCGTCTTGCCGTTCTCTTTGAGGCGGAGCACCAGCGGGGTGAAATCACTATCCCCGGACACGATGACGAACGTGTCGATGTGCTCCTTCGCATAGCTGAGTTCCATCGCGTCTACCACGAGCCGGATGTCGGCAGAGTTCTTGCCTGTCATGCCGCGCTCGGGAATCTCGGTCAGCTCGATCCCGAGCTCGTGCAGCCCTTGCGAGTACTCACTGAACCGCGCCCAGTCGGCGTACGCGCGCTTCGCGACGACCTTGCCCTTCTCCACGAGCCGCTCGAGTACGCGCTTCATGTCCAGGACGTCGGTCTTCTTGGTGCGGCGACCACCCCCGCGCGGGGCAAGCCCGAGCGCGAGGTTCTCGAAGTCGATGAATACGGCGAGCGAATGCGCTTCGTCAGCCATGGATCCCCCTTGGTTGGGCGGACTCGCGTGAGGATTCGACGCGGCCACCTGCGACTCATCATACCCGTGCGTGGCCAGTGCGCGCGCGGCCTACGGTTCCGGGTACCCGAGGAGGATGCGTATCGCCGCATGGGCTTCGTGCGCCGCAGCCACCATGACCCGCGACGCGAACAGTGAATGTCCGAGTCGCACGTCGCTTCGAAGATCACCCACGAGGTAGAAGGTGTCCCCTATGCGCTCGGTCACGACGTCATTGGCCGAATCGAAGCCGGCAAGTCCGGACGCGCTGACGAGCGGCGTGTCGGGCAGCTTGGCGAGAGCGGCGTTCGCGATCATCG
It includes:
- a CDS encoding NYN domain-containing protein encodes the protein MADEAHSLAVFIDFENLALGLAPRGGGRRTKKTDVLDMKRVLERLVEKGKVVAKRAYADWARFSEYSQGLHELGIELTEIPERGMTGKNSADIRLVVDAMELSYAKEHIDTFVIVSGDSDFTPLVLRLKENGKTVVGVGMKDSTSDLLAANCDEFIYYEDIGAASGGAPDLGQDIPKKKRPAFKLLFETMEALQRENVGVMHSSLLKDTIKRKQPQFSESSYGYRSFSQLLEDAQKLGFIVLSKDARSGTYVVDGFAS